Proteins co-encoded in one Anabaena sphaerica FACHB-251 genomic window:
- a CDS encoding prepilin-type N-terminal cleavage/methylation domain-containing protein: protein MNFYIKNIKFNDDVNKGFTLIEVLVATIIMAIVVALAGTAFVGILKQNRKAELESERRSNLNRALNYVANEIRMAKTVVAADSTASPPTTTTITSGTGVMRLIIPVPNPASGVDASGTKFYNNRSYTVVYYTSGSWTGWDSPNSIWRYSNARNPLPDATGTNNPNPSSSSAALTVPSPSPTSGTDVDHNFLVDGIQDPSSGAPTCPSGSTLRGGSGFYACIYTNTKQVDLYLYGNLSNTTNETIEVKTTVFTRSN, encoded by the coding sequence ATGAACTTTTACATAAAAAATATCAAGTTTAATGATGATGTTAACAAAGGATTTACTTTAATAGAAGTCTTAGTAGCAACCATAATCATGGCAATTGTTGTTGCTCTAGCGGGAACAGCATTTGTAGGAATACTGAAACAAAACCGCAAAGCAGAATTGGAAAGTGAACGCCGTAGCAACTTAAATCGTGCCTTAAATTATGTAGCTAACGAAATTAGAATGGCAAAAACAGTGGTAGCCGCAGATTCTACTGCATCTCCACCCACAACCACAACTATAACTTCAGGTACAGGAGTTATGAGGTTAATAATTCCGGTTCCCAATCCCGCAAGTGGTGTAGATGCATCTGGTACTAAATTCTATAATAATAGATCATATACTGTTGTTTACTACACCTCTGGTAGCTGGACTGGCTGGGATTCGCCCAATTCAATTTGGCGTTATTCAAACGCTAGAAATCCTCTTCCTGATGCTACTGGTACTAATAATCCTAATCCTAGTAGTTCTTCGGCCGCTCTTACAGTTCCTTCCCCTAGTCCTACTTCTGGTACTGATGTTGATCATAACTTTTTAGTTGACGGGATTCAGGATCCAAGTTCAGGCGCTCCCACTTGTCCATCTGGTAGTACACTTAGAGGTGGCAGTGGTTTTTATGCTTGCATATATACAAATACAAAACAAGTGGATCTTTACTTATATGGCAACTTATCAAATACCACAAATGAGACAATAGAAGTCAAAACTACTGTATTTACTAGGTCTAATTAG
- a CDS encoding J domain-containing protein: MPRKTKSASPTSPSPTLALSDLHIHLAALEKEHQSLLKQIKRKRTEINNFVEQMRYLATEIFQKASPCFKKMADLDQQIHALFKEILTTRKFGKQTQKNIEYLYMNLQISGIITPKSGSDEEEDPELDELFEKPETEDNHSRQNRHQYWDSQQEVESSSASRTDESRKIRQTFLKLAEIFHPDKVKDSETQMSHTEIMKEINKAYQEGDLARLLEIEMQHQLGETIDNNSEDDLTRRCKNLEQQNEILKTQYDKLKQELRLAKNTPEGAMVSDSRKAAKHGIDSMGLMLKQLESQIDIIVDIRNFLQDFREKRITIKEFLQGPPSLRSLRAEMMEELLEEMMEELEGRIVF, translated from the coding sequence ATGCCTAGAAAAACCAAGTCTGCATCACCAACATCCCCAAGTCCAACACTAGCACTTTCTGATCTGCATATACATTTAGCGGCTTTAGAAAAAGAACACCAATCATTACTCAAACAGATTAAGAGAAAGCGGACAGAAATAAATAATTTCGTCGAACAAATGCGTTATTTAGCAACAGAAATATTTCAGAAAGCCAGTCCTTGCTTCAAAAAAATGGCAGACTTAGATCAGCAAATTCATGCGTTGTTTAAGGAAATTCTGACTACGAGAAAGTTTGGCAAACAAACCCAAAAAAATATAGAATACCTTTATATGAATCTGCAAATCTCAGGAATAATCACCCCAAAGTCTGGTAGCGATGAAGAAGAAGATCCAGAACTAGATGAATTGTTTGAAAAACCAGAAACAGAAGATAATCACAGTCGTCAAAACCGTCATCAATATTGGGATTCACAACAGGAAGTAGAATCAAGTTCGGCTAGTAGAACAGACGAATCCAGAAAAATTAGGCAGACATTTTTAAAATTAGCAGAAATCTTTCATCCAGATAAAGTAAAGGACAGTGAAACCCAAATGTCCCATACAGAAATCATGAAAGAAATCAATAAAGCCTACCAAGAAGGAGATTTAGCGCGACTTTTAGAAATTGAAATGCAACATCAGTTAGGAGAAACTATTGATAATAATAGCGAAGATGATTTAACCCGCAGATGTAAAAATCTAGAACAGCAAAATGAGATTCTTAAAACTCAATATGATAAATTAAAACAGGAGCTACGTCTAGCTAAAAATACTCCCGAAGGAGCAATGGTTTCTGATTCTCGTAAAGCTGCTAAACACGGAATAGATTCTATGGGGTTGATGTTGAAACAACTAGAGTCTCAAATTGATATTATTGTTGATATTCGTAATTTTCTTCAGGACTTTAGAGAAAAGAGAATTACAATCAAAGAATTTCTTCAAGGTCCCCCCAGTTTGCGTTCTCTCAGAGCAGAAATGATGGAAGAACTCCTCGAAGAAATGATGGAAGAATTAGAAGGAAGAATTGTTTTTTAA
- a CDS encoding alpha/beta hydrolase — protein MDKQRLRKLLIGDFTWKRMLKSLVFIYTLFAVYVYFRADSMIFMPQPSSYEDTKDTLKLKIRENQQISAVYLPNPTAKYTILYIHGNAEDLGDIQEILAKIRDLGFSVFAYDYRGYGTSEGTPTENSAYEDIDTAYNYLTEDLKIKPDKIIVFGRSVGGGSAVDLAARKPIAGLIIESTFTSAFRVVVPFPILPFDKFTNFDKIKKVKSPVLVMHGKLDEVIPFEHGEKLFAAATTPKRYLWLETANHNDFFDVAGEKYGQTLHEFADLVSKNLSP, from the coding sequence ATGGATAAACAACGTCTCAGAAAACTATTAATTGGCGATTTTACTTGGAAACGGATGCTCAAATCTTTAGTTTTTATCTACACTTTGTTTGCTGTCTATGTATATTTTCGGGCAGATAGTATGATTTTTATGCCCCAACCCTCTAGCTATGAAGATACAAAAGACACTCTCAAGCTTAAAATTAGAGAAAATCAGCAAATTTCCGCAGTTTATTTGCCTAATCCTACAGCTAAGTACACCATTCTTTATATTCACGGTAATGCGGAAGATTTGGGAGATATTCAGGAAATATTAGCAAAAATTCGCGATTTGGGTTTTAGCGTCTTTGCTTACGACTATCGAGGTTATGGTACGAGTGAGGGAACACCTACCGAAAATTCTGCTTATGAAGATATTGATACTGCTTACAATTATTTAACTGAAGATTTAAAAATTAAACCCGATAAAATTATTGTTTTTGGACGTTCAGTAGGGGGAGGTTCAGCAGTAGATTTAGCAGCACGAAAACCGATAGCTGGTTTAATTATTGAAAGTACATTTACTTCTGCTTTTCGGGTAGTTGTGCCTTTTCCGATTTTACCTTTTGATAAATTTACTAATTTTGATAAAATCAAAAAAGTCAAATCTCCTGTCTTGGTGATGCACGGTAAGTTAGATGAAGTTATCCCTTTTGAGCATGGTGAAAAGCTGTTTGCTGCTGCAACTACACCTAAGCGTTATTTATGGTTAGAAACAGCAAATCATAATGATTTTTTCGACGTTGCGGGAGAAAAGTATGGTCAAACTTTGCACGAGTTTGCTGATTTAGTATCAAAAAACTTATCCCCCTAA
- the hpsA gene encoding hormogonium polysaccharide biosynthesis protein HpsA, which yields MPRKYQPLKAKTRISKKIILKFLRAVKKTIIWLLKAIFRSKKKLTSANAGFVLPTVAMVSMVVVLLTLAIMFRSFERAKHASNVRVNQIVINAATPALDRARAKINKLFQDQRIPKALPSEQDLYNNLAEHIHEYTFGDETTLILNFQSHEPLKTAWKFPIDTDNNGKFDSYTLYGTYLKNPPKSNNQYTRARTPLETRTTPMNPSNFSAKCHAIFGTNASLVDMNGWFRIGSKMKKAFFVYTATVPITTTNTIPPENQANYEIYTGNQGFSALEYQQDRAQIPPTNHAIIYEDDLEITTDTDFKINGRIFTNSNLLTAANSGSIRLYQVSSPNSCFYEAENSKIIVGGDIGAGKFTDASDLATATIIDLFKDKEINPENVSGYNPDVTSNKSVTNSPSNLAFNSLAYAKRINKLVNAQFASSLTTDPQEVKEGIIQQQKQLDTGYTIDKYDNIRRHQLELYFKRRTRHVPFQEVAFGDEQTDVNGISNPLQGSGDTLRPIDAWVYPYASDGTTGTNNSKLSLNIIGSLLKPSATEPIDKLQKELAGVEQYLGDRTLVGNNLPELWWDNKQNRFLSANLDDTQNITNINWDLSNQTTPRTRRTSVQILADLAATERDGDWEYAAAQVPKNPEHPVGGLRVVTGAGIYLPRNDTAATTDFTGASTQIWSDMLPVPQVLAPAQTTINPYSMYDSSLQFILPGLLGSDITTPYLKMRATVVYHYKSANYNQSNPIPIACISSFYIPTNSITAKNMDTLPDAVGIEKDANGLSNNGIVYPPPTKTASNYANLLSYQASLQYPSQRWVNEPLKNALGKTNRTLSEKSAIDAALCALQIMDGSITPITTTPPIPHGAIKEIAFLDSRQVKANQTNNLDSDLSYNLPLKDRQPLEIRATVLDLNQLRTTAISGNEYLLPNSGIIYATRDDALADISAGTSEAAKLENSVDFKLDSTRRPNGILITSNNGTPTKLFRGTNNTFKPAEKGLILVSNLPVYIKGDFNQHTQEEFTTGLASNWSNFYTRSNINSNFACRPGDPQRPNCNTGDEWRNAVVLADSITLLSNNFRFGFRKEGDYDWNNNSGDTASLNSRPSNFKYNTYAPTVAANYDSDGIPKVDLDPNINGIQGSSYFHNFVTPVVKQVQAREFVFEVCSVPDIAACNSNPKNWVITNVPHDAYDAQGQNNWRNGGGNIEGLSMSAIKTGSLGSANPAANGWNNATLPKRIAFKRDITTGELTTPLAIYGVDNNNKIQAFPISGTTLPRLAKNENSQPFLIPWLVPDENGIWQPILQIHKPFATPADPNNTESITSSSHNYWLQIATETTFNLIAATGDNPGRSTEDNGGLQNLVRCLENWSPSSNAIATKMTGAFIQMKRSAYATGTYSTSINIQSSDFQYKIAINNGRTSGYLPPTRQWTYDVGLLSQSPDLFSQKLVTTSNELPNEYFREVSRDDEWIKTLLCAKTTATYTYAIDQDQRPTCQ from the coding sequence ATGCCCAGAAAATATCAGCCACTCAAGGCTAAAACAAGGATTTCTAAAAAGATAATCCTCAAATTTTTACGTGCAGTTAAAAAAACAATTATTTGGCTATTAAAAGCTATTTTCCGCAGCAAAAAAAAGCTAACATCAGCAAATGCAGGTTTTGTATTACCAACAGTAGCAATGGTTTCTATGGTAGTTGTTTTATTAACCCTTGCTATCATGTTTCGCTCATTTGAGAGGGCTAAACACGCCAGTAATGTCCGTGTTAATCAAATTGTTATTAACGCCGCTACACCAGCCCTAGATCGAGCTAGAGCGAAAATTAATAAGCTATTTCAAGACCAACGAATACCAAAAGCCTTACCATCAGAGCAAGATTTATATAACAACTTAGCCGAACATATTCATGAATATACCTTTGGTGATGAAACTACCCTAATACTAAATTTTCAAAGCCATGAACCCCTAAAAACAGCATGGAAATTTCCCATTGATACCGATAACAATGGGAAATTTGATAGTTATACCCTTTATGGAACTTACTTGAAAAATCCTCCTAAAAGTAATAATCAATATACTCGTGCCAGAACTCCTTTAGAAACTAGAACCACACCCATGAATCCTAGTAACTTCAGTGCAAAATGTCACGCTATATTTGGTACAAATGCCAGTTTAGTAGATATGAATGGCTGGTTTAGGATTGGCAGTAAAATGAAAAAAGCTTTTTTTGTTTATACCGCTACAGTTCCCATTACCACCACAAATACTATCCCTCCAGAAAATCAAGCTAATTATGAAATTTACACAGGCAATCAAGGCTTTTCTGCCTTAGAATATCAACAAGACAGGGCGCAAATTCCACCCACTAACCACGCCATTATTTATGAAGATGATTTAGAAATCACGACCGATACAGACTTCAAAATCAACGGGCGGATTTTTACTAATAGCAATTTACTAACTGCTGCCAATTCAGGCAGCATCAGACTTTATCAAGTTAGCAGTCCCAATTCCTGTTTTTATGAAGCAGAAAACTCTAAAATTATCGTTGGTGGTGACATAGGTGCGGGGAAATTTACAGATGCTTCTGATTTAGCAACAGCAACCATAATTGATTTATTTAAAGATAAAGAAATTAATCCTGAGAATGTTTCTGGCTATAACCCCGATGTCACATCAAACAAATCAGTAACAAACTCCCCCAGCAATTTAGCCTTCAATAGCCTAGCTTATGCCAAGCGCATCAATAAATTAGTTAATGCTCAATTTGCTAGTTCTCTAACTACAGATCCCCAAGAAGTTAAAGAGGGAATTATTCAACAGCAAAAACAACTTGATACAGGATACACAATTGATAAATATGACAACATTCGTCGTCATCAACTAGAACTTTATTTTAAAAGACGTACCCGCCACGTACCCTTTCAAGAAGTAGCTTTTGGTGATGAACAAACAGATGTGAATGGCATCAGTAACCCATTACAAGGTAGTGGTGATACACTGCGTCCTATAGATGCTTGGGTTTATCCTTATGCTAGTGATGGAACAACGGGAACTAACAATAGTAAATTATCATTAAACATCATTGGTAGCTTACTCAAACCTAGTGCAACAGAACCAATTGATAAACTACAAAAAGAGTTAGCTGGTGTAGAGCAATATTTAGGTGATAGAACTTTAGTTGGTAACAACTTACCTGAACTGTGGTGGGATAATAAACAAAATCGGTTTCTCAGTGCAAATTTAGACGATACCCAAAATATTACAAACATCAATTGGGATCTGAGCAATCAAACTACACCCCGAACCCGCCGCACCAGCGTACAAATACTAGCTGATTTAGCAGCAACTGAGAGAGATGGAGACTGGGAATATGCAGCCGCCCAAGTACCCAAAAACCCAGAACATCCCGTTGGTGGCTTGCGTGTGGTGACTGGAGCAGGAATTTATTTACCAAGAAATGATACTGCTGCTACCACAGATTTCACGGGCGCTTCTACACAAATCTGGTCTGATATGTTGCCAGTACCTCAAGTTCTCGCACCTGCACAGACAACAATTAACCCCTATAGTATGTATGATTCATCATTACAGTTTATTTTGCCTGGGTTGCTTGGAAGTGACATAACTACCCCTTATTTAAAAATGCGGGCTACAGTAGTTTATCACTACAAATCTGCTAATTACAATCAGAGCAATCCCATACCAATAGCCTGTATTAGTAGCTTTTACATTCCCACAAATAGCATCACAGCGAAAAATATGGATACATTACCCGATGCGGTAGGGATAGAAAAAGATGCTAATGGTTTATCTAACAACGGTATAGTCTATCCACCTCCAACCAAAACCGCCAGTAATTATGCAAATTTACTGAGTTATCAAGCATCTTTACAGTATCCCTCTCAACGCTGGGTAAATGAACCACTGAAAAATGCGTTAGGAAAAACAAACCGCACATTATCAGAAAAGTCTGCCATAGATGCAGCCCTATGCGCCTTGCAAATTATGGATGGTAGCATTACTCCCATTACTACTACTCCTCCTATTCCTCACGGTGCAATTAAAGAAATAGCTTTTTTAGATTCTAGACAGGTTAAAGCCAATCAAACTAATAATTTAGATTCTGACTTATCATACAATTTACCATTAAAAGACAGACAACCTTTAGAAATTCGTGCCACTGTATTAGACTTAAATCAACTACGCACAACTGCAATATCAGGAAATGAATATTTACTACCCAATAGCGGTATTATCTATGCTACTCGTGATGATGCCCTAGCCGATATCAGTGCAGGTACATCAGAAGCAGCAAAATTAGAAAATTCAGTAGATTTTAAACTAGATTCTACCCGTCGTCCCAACGGTATATTAATTACAAGTAACAATGGAACACCAACTAAACTTTTTCGTGGTACAAACAATACCTTCAAACCAGCAGAAAAGGGTTTAATTTTAGTCTCCAATTTACCTGTTTACATCAAAGGCGACTTTAATCAACATACCCAAGAAGAATTTACTACAGGACTAGCATCTAATTGGAGTAATTTCTACACTCGCAGTAACATTAACTCTAACTTTGCTTGTCGTCCAGGTGATCCACAACGACCAAATTGCAACACTGGTGATGAATGGCGGAATGCAGTTGTATTAGCAGACTCTATCACCTTACTTTCCAATAACTTCAGATTTGGTTTTCGCAAAGAGGGAGACTACGACTGGAACAATAACAGCGGGGATACTGCATCACTTAACAGCCGTCCAAGCAACTTCAAATATAATACCTACGCTCCCACAGTCGCCGCAAATTATGACAGTGATGGTATCCCCAAGGTAGACCTTGACCCAAATATAAATGGCATCCAAGGTAGTTCTTATTTTCACAACTTTGTTACACCTGTAGTCAAACAAGTACAAGCCAGAGAATTTGTCTTTGAAGTTTGTTCAGTACCAGATATTGCTGCGTGTAATAGTAACCCCAAAAACTGGGTAATTACCAACGTTCCTCACGACGCATACGACGCACAAGGACAGAATAATTGGCGAAATGGAGGAGGTAATATTGAAGGGCTATCAATGAGTGCTATCAAAACCGGATCGCTTGGGAGCGCCAACCCAGCAGCAAACGGTTGGAATAATGCAACTTTACCCAAAAGAATAGCTTTTAAACGAGATATTACCACTGGTGAATTAACAACACCCCTTGCTATTTACGGGGTAGATAATAACAATAAAATTCAAGCATTTCCAATATCAGGAACAACACTACCCAGATTAGCAAAAAACGAAAACTCTCAACCATTTCTCATTCCTTGGTTAGTACCTGACGAGAATGGAATTTGGCAACCAATTTTACAAATTCACAAACCCTTTGCCACGCCTGCTGACCCCAATAACACCGAAAGCATTACCAGTAGTTCACACAATTATTGGTTACAAATAGCAACAGAGACTACTTTTAACTTAATTGCCGCGACTGGAGATAACCCAGGTCGTTCCACCGAAGATAACGGAGGTCTACAAAACCTTGTCCGCTGCCTAGAAAACTGGAGTCCCAGCAGTAATGCTATTGCTACCAAAATGACTGGTGCTTTTATCCAAATGAAAAGAAGTGCTTACGCAACAGGAACATACAGCACATCTATAAATATTCAATCTAGTGATTTTCAGTACAAAATTGCCATTAACAATGGTAGAACTTCTGGCTACCTACCACCTACAAGACAATGGACTTATGATGTAGGACTTTTATCTCAGTCACCTGATTTATTTTCCCAAAAACTGGTAACAACATCTAATGAATTACCAAATGAATACTTTCGTGAAGTCAGTCGAGATGATGAATGGATAAAAACCCTGTTATGTGCCAAAACCACTGCAACCTACACCTATGCAATTGACCAAGATCAACGTCCTACTTGTCAATGA
- a CDS encoding type II secretion system protein, with protein sequence MKKPKCDPDAGFSLLEVLVAILIVTFFTAVAMQMVVISAAFKAKAKVYTTATNLIQKDLENIRNLAIQYKFPTLSSVPSAGTITLSSTEGLLNGEKIQFQGTPDVYTLTISGATTTISPVINKVPASNATTVSNTSCSATSANSDKGLANRLMTSPSLVATVSGSATTISGIAYKPVLGANPYVIPTTQKKLWLMRNDSYNFTGSVAPYDVLRVNYLVVKDNNGSPSTNIIAKLSSEVIPYASFQCIK encoded by the coding sequence ATGAAAAAACCAAAATGCGATCCAGATGCAGGCTTTAGCTTACTCGAAGTTTTAGTTGCCATTTTAATTGTAACTTTTTTTACCGCAGTGGCAATGCAAATGGTAGTAATTTCTGCTGCTTTTAAAGCTAAGGCTAAAGTGTACACTACAGCAACTAATTTGATTCAGAAAGACCTAGAAAACATCAGGAATTTAGCTATTCAATATAAATTTCCGACACTATCTTCTGTTCCCAGTGCAGGAACCATAACCCTATCATCCACTGAAGGATTGCTAAATGGCGAAAAAATCCAATTTCAGGGAACACCTGATGTTTATACTCTAACTATTTCAGGTGCAACCACTACAATATCACCTGTTATTAACAAAGTACCAGCCTCTAATGCTACAACTGTAAGCAATACATCATGCAGTGCCACATCTGCAAATTCAGATAAAGGACTGGCTAACAGGTTAATGACTAGTCCCTCTTTAGTGGCTACTGTCAGCGGTTCGGCAACAACTATTTCTGGTATTGCTTATAAACCTGTGTTAGGTGCAAATCCTTACGTCATACCGACTACCCAGAAAAAACTGTGGCTAATGCGAAATGATAGTTATAACTTTACTGGTTCTGTTGCTCCTTATGATGTTTTGAGGGTAAATTATTTAGTTGTTAAAGATAACAACGGTTCTCCATCTACTAACATTATAGCCAAACTCTCTAGCGAGGTCATACCTTATGCGTCATTCCAATGTATTAAATGA
- a CDS encoding DUF7305 domain-containing protein, whose amino-acid sequence MNTRLKMALLLHSGESGFAIVIAVSLGLIMILVGLTMTMRSQGDQIVASTQKATERSLAVAEKGVSYYHQFLNTNRLLATYPDCANKTRTAVNESCGDPTTTTNTGQMSWSNANETGVKIPGLVAGCSSGTSTSDIQTTFASTDWKPVDSTDSTKGEFRLVSYKYTGDPGGFSADPSLQVLGRGILTVEGRITNPSANNAASKSISRLQVNIPVRKPDVNNIPIPGVWVGGSSADDPSATGGNTIQGNVLVNNCDINLTTVNVTTGYTKNKTEMQMPGVPSRPPTGVINLQTINSSTPGATSAPGGATLTLPRTSGATIDATTSFNGATYVYSVDAIAQNTKLNITPGQKVVIFLTGSINANNVTITHNCTGVTGCKATNFQIFGEATTGNPKICLNGGNYFDAFILAPEYMVGVQGGAGGAGGVNGAVWTKVWGNQGNSANVATGQDGGAGCGSNSSNVVVKQTGDWDQLGGLAPKYMKPTLDPISGWQRKTIN is encoded by the coding sequence ATGAATACCAGATTAAAAATGGCTTTGCTACTCCACTCTGGCGAATCAGGATTCGCTATTGTCATTGCTGTATCACTAGGGTTAATTATGATCTTAGTGGGATTAACCATGACGATGAGATCCCAAGGAGACCAAATAGTGGCCTCAACCCAAAAAGCAACAGAACGATCCCTAGCAGTCGCCGAAAAAGGTGTTAGTTATTATCATCAATTTCTCAACACCAATCGATTATTAGCCACATATCCAGATTGTGCTAATAAAACGCGCACCGCTGTCAATGAATCTTGTGGCGATCCAACAACTACCACTAACACTGGTCAGATGAGTTGGTCTAATGCAAACGAAACAGGTGTAAAAATTCCAGGACTTGTAGCAGGTTGTAGCAGTGGTACAAGTACAAGTGATATACAAACCACATTTGCCAGCACAGACTGGAAACCAGTAGATTCAACTGACAGCACAAAGGGAGAATTTAGACTGGTTAGCTACAAATATACTGGTGATCCAGGAGGTTTTTCCGCTGACCCCAGTCTACAGGTGTTAGGAAGAGGTATCTTAACTGTTGAGGGGAGGATCACTAATCCATCAGCAAACAACGCCGCTAGTAAATCAATTAGCAGATTACAAGTAAATATTCCTGTTAGAAAACCTGATGTGAACAATATTCCCATACCGGGAGTGTGGGTTGGTGGTTCTTCTGCAGATGATCCTAGTGCTACAGGTGGCAACACAATTCAAGGTAATGTATTAGTCAATAATTGTGATATTAATCTTACTACAGTAAACGTCACTACTGGTTACACAAAGAACAAGACAGAAATGCAGATGCCAGGTGTACCATCAAGACCACCAACAGGTGTAATTAACTTACAAACAATAAATAGTTCAACACCAGGTGCAACTTCAGCACCTGGTGGTGCCACTCTTACTCTTCCACGTACATCCGGCGCAACAATTGATGCTACTACAAGTTTCAACGGCGCAACTTATGTATATTCAGTTGATGCTATTGCTCAGAATACAAAATTGAATATTACACCAGGGCAGAAAGTAGTTATATTTCTAACAGGCAGTATAAATGCCAATAATGTGACTATTACACACAACTGTACAGGAGTAACAGGTTGTAAAGCGACAAATTTTCAAATTTTTGGAGAAGCGACGACAGGAAACCCCAAAATATGTCTAAATGGCGGTAATTATTTTGATGCTTTTATCTTAGCACCTGAATATATGGTAGGCGTACAGGGTGGCGCTGGTGGTGCAGGAGGAGTCAATGGAGCAGTTTGGACAAAGGTATGGGGAAATCAAGGTAATAGCGCAAACGTAGCTACTGGTCAGGATGGGGGGGCTGGTTGTGGCTCCAACAGTAGTAATGTAGTCGTCAAACAAACTGGTGACTGGGATCAATTAGGCGGTTTAGCACCAAAATACATGAAACCCACACTTGATCCTATTAGTGGATGGCAACGCAAAACCATCAATTAA
- a CDS encoding pilus assembly FimT family protein, whose protein sequence is MRHSNVLNDQGFTILELLVIVVMVGILAAFSAPGYLAWSQRKKVDSAITSIEGAMKEAQRQAMAKSQTCNVTLNTATKTITSSTTSSCLLTGDRTLSNVSLTASATSVNFDNLGNSSSEITVVVTPSTNPNFKKCLVLSTPLGLIRNGKYSGAGASSANCQ, encoded by the coding sequence ATGCGTCATTCCAATGTATTAAATGATCAGGGATTCACAATTCTAGAATTATTGGTAATAGTAGTCATGGTTGGTATACTGGCGGCTTTTTCTGCTCCCGGTTACTTAGCATGGTCTCAGAGAAAAAAAGTAGATTCTGCAATCACCAGCATCGAAGGAGCGATGAAAGAAGCTCAAAGACAAGCAATGGCTAAGTCACAAACCTGTAATGTGACATTGAATACAGCTACAAAAACAATTACAAGCTCGACCACCAGCAGTTGTCTTTTGACAGGCGATCGCACATTAAGCAATGTATCTTTGACAGCATCAGCTACATCTGTAAATTTTGATAATTTAGGAAATAGCTCAAGTGAGATCACAGTTGTTGTCACTCCTTCTACAAATCCTAACTTCAAAAAATGTTTAGTGTTATCTACACCACTAGGCTTAATTAGAAATGGCAAATACAGCGGTGCTGGTGCCAGTTCTGCTAACTGTCAATAG
- the hpsB gene encoding hormogonium polysaccharide secretion pseudopilin HpsB gives MKILLKLPPFTLNNSGFTILESLVGMLVASLLLAAITPVLVMSTAIRVQARRVELATQAARTFIDGVRIGSVTAPTIVSQISANTDTHRNLTISPNDYLITTTEMPAPTSATDLYCYNQNGIISSTDCVNNLFYIQAGRIVQSTQKNDGYRLAIRVYRADIDFSKTIKINTGATSRQTASPVTAGLGDKQAPLMEMTTEIANTRTTFQALCQRLGTPLAAPTPTATPTPVSCR, from the coding sequence ATGAAAATACTTTTAAAACTGCCACCTTTCACTTTAAACAATTCTGGTTTTACCATTTTAGAGTCATTAGTGGGAATGCTTGTAGCTTCCTTATTACTAGCAGCGATCACACCAGTTTTAGTCATGTCCACAGCTATTCGTGTTCAAGCTCGACGGGTGGAACTGGCAACTCAAGCAGCAAGAACATTTATTGATGGAGTGAGAATTGGTTCAGTTACAGCACCAACTATAGTATCTCAAATTTCTGCTAATACAGATACACATAGAAATCTTACTATCAGTCCCAATGATTATTTAATCACTACCACAGAAATGCCAGCACCTACATCAGCAACTGACCTATATTGTTACAACCAAAATGGCATCATTAGTAGTACCGATTGCGTCAATAATTTGTTTTACATTCAAGCAGGGCGAATTGTCCAAAGTACCCAAAAAAATGACGGTTATCGTTTAGCAATTCGAGTTTATCGGGCAGACATTGATTTTAGCAAAACCATAAAAATCAATACTGGTGCAACAAGTAGACAAACTGCATCACCTGTAACTGCTGGACTGGGTGATAAACAAGCACCATTAATGGAAATGACAACTGAAATAGCCAATACTAGAACTACATTTCAGGCGTTATGTCAGCGTTTAGGTACTCCCCTAGCTGCACCCACACCAACAGCGACTCCAACCCCTGTAAGTTGTAGATAA
- the rpmB gene encoding 50S ribosomal protein L28 — MSRRCELTGKKANNAMAVSHSHRRTKRLQQANLQSKRVWWPGGNRWVKLKLSTKAIKTLDSKGLEAMAKEAGINLNHY, encoded by the coding sequence ATGTCCCGTCGTTGTGAACTCACCGGTAAAAAAGCCAATAATGCAATGGCAGTTTCCCACTCCCATCGTCGCACCAAGCGTCTACAACAAGCTAATCTGCAAAGCAAGCGAGTTTGGTGGCCTGGTGGTAATCGTTGGGTAAAACTGAAACTCTCTACCAAAGCCATCAAAACCCTAGATAGCAAAGGTTTAGAAGCAATGGCTAAAGAAGCTGGTATCAATTTAAACCATTACTAA